The Festucalex cinctus isolate MCC-2025b chromosome 16, RoL_Fcin_1.0, whole genome shotgun sequence sequence CTAGGACTTTTAATGTATCCCTAATGGTTTTCAGTTGGACACACTGAAAGTGACTGCAGCTGCTGTGACACAATTCTTTATGGCATGCATTCGGTTGTCTAAATAAACATCTCTGTTacccaaaaaaatgtatctttttgtcCTCATACTTATGAAAGGCGTTAATATGCTATATGTTAATTACcttgtttgtatttgtattaaaaTTAGAACGTTTTAGTCAAGGAGCTCAACGCAAGATTTGCGATGCAATGTCGCCCTCGTGTGGCTACATGACACAAGTGCATCTCGTGTTTTTGAGAttcacaaatactgtacatccgtgattttcacgtttttcaaatccacaaacatttctcgattttcacgtgttttttagatccacaaacatatttgtaattttcactATCCACAGGTTCTTGATTTTCACGtctttttacattttgtgtATGCATTTTCCTTGACGGATTATGCTTGCGACTCGTCGAATGTGCGTTTGTGGATCGTCGCGCACGCGTTTATTTTTTAGACAAACGTCACGCTGTTTCGAGATACACAATTCCTCAGACATTCACATGTGCTGCCTTCATGcgaaattatggtaaataccaccAGTCGAGTTGAAAATTGCACGTGAACGCCCCCTCATGGCGTATTTTCCACTGGACAactggaaatttattttgacacCCGAGTTGAGAGAACTATTCAAGTTTCGACATGGCGGAGAGCGCAGAagtgaatggcaagaaatattaacacttataaGGGCGTTATCGTCCGCTAACAAgttgttttagaatctacaTAATTACGTAGCATACACAAGTCAATGCCCTGTCCGTTACAATTCATTATTTGCCGTAATTGTTTAGTTTTACGAGCAAAGAGTACGTCAGCTTCCGTGTATATTTTTGTTGCTACAACATCaaagcacatgaacagaactcggTCGTTCCCAAGTGGTAACGTCCATCTTCCCCATAGCACATGAAAGCAGATTAAGGCCCGTTCCTCCTCCATCCACGGGGAGgcggtgtttttattttacgcaATCGGGAAACAAAATGCAACCttagttttttcccccttgaGCTTTTTTGCCTTAGCACGAAAGACACTCTTCTTCTGTCTACGGTCACTTTAACTGAAGCGTCCACAAATCTGTGAGCGAGGCATCCAAGTTTCCCGCCGGAGCATTTATTTAACGGCCCAGTTCCTGACTCACCCACATTGTGGTGTCGTTTCCTGGTGGTGGCAGGCAGACAGGCGGCAAGTGAGACTCATCCAGGCAAGCCGACGTTATCCCGACGCTATAAACAAAAGTTAACTCAACGGTCCGCGCTCAACGACACTTTTGGCAAAAAGACATGCATATCAAGACAGGTTTGTGCGTTTGACTCGTCGATATATTACACGGAATTGACTCATTCGATGAGTTATTTTGGGTGCTCGCCGACATTGCTAGCGCCGCTAACTCAAGGAGCCTGGCTGGCTACTCCCCGCTTTGCATTCAATGGGTTACGAAACTTTGACGAGCGCGACTAGCTTAGCGCACGCTTTTATTTCTTCTGAGGAAAAATCTTCGTCAACTGAAACTCGATCTTACACACGATTTGGAATTTCGAACGTGGCGTGTTTATCACATATCGTGACGCCGCTAATAAAGCCTCGCTAACTGGGTCTCTCTTGGAGACTGTAGCAACCTCGTCGCCGTGTCAACTGCTACTTTCTCACGTGGCGTTCTCGAATGTTCGGTTGGACTATACGGTAAAATGTttagttatttttgtgtgtgcgtgtttgtaagTGGTACCTGGCGACATGAGGTAACTGGGCCAATGTTTTAACCGTCAAATCTCTTATGACCTCACTCATTTTCCCTTTCCAAAGCTAAGTGGGTGACATCACCATTTTAACCTCAACTCTACGTGGTATGGGCggttattttcttaaaatggtGGCCTGAAAAACTGCACTTCTAAATTAGCAACTTGTTTTGACACCCAGTCGTAATTATctgttcattattttattttttttagtcacttTGGTTAGCTCTAATTGGTGAATGATTTGTGTTCCTTCAGGTTCATGGGAAGCCAGTAACACTGTGTGTGAGTCAGATACCTTGTGCGACCCAGCAGTCCTCGTTGCAACCACCAACCCAGAGCCACACATCCGAAACCGCCGCCTGTCACCCGGTTCCGGCAACTGCGGAGGCGGCgggggaggaggcggcggctgcATCTCTGGAGGGGAGTCCCGGCATCTCTCCCCAGACGCGGACCCAAACGGACCGGGCCACGTGCACGCCTTGGGCAGGCAAAAGGAGCGCACGGGCCTGCAGCACAAGGGCCGCAGCCTTCGCCGAGAGGTCAGCCAGAAGGGGCTCAGCCGTTTCCCGAAGGTGAACCAGAAGGAGCGGTGGGTGGAGGACAGTCTGTTGCTGCTCAGGCCCCCACCTGCCTTCCCAGTGCAGGACAGCCCCGCCAAGCTGCAGCCGGCCGTCAGCTACGCCTCCAAGGTGAAGGCCAAAACGGCGAGTGGCATTCTGGAGGACGACCGCCCCGCCATCGGCGTTCTGCTCCAGAACCAATGGGGGCTCAGTTTCATCAGCGAGACCAGGCCCGCTTCGGAGAGCGCCAACCCTCATCCCGGCGCCGCCGGCTCTCCCGCACCTCAACCTACAGACACACAGGCACCAGTAGAAGCACCACTCGCGATCCAGTCCCCTGAAGAACCCCCCAGGCCCTTCACTACCTCCACCTCTATTGCCCCTGCTCCACACCCTGAGCTGAATGAGCACAACGGGGAGCTGCTACTCAGTTGTCGCCACCTTGTGGAGGCTCTCAACTTCCACAATAGAGGTAATGGACCCACTTTTTAATAGTAGCTATCACTTTGATTCGAGAACGACTTGTGGTTTAATTTGAACTGGAAAACCAGAGTTGATGTTTGTCGAAGTCTTTGTTTAGGAAAAATGAACATGCTTGAATTTAGTTTTGTaatgttttctgtttgtttctctgcagaatggaatgcaatctgTAACCAACAGAAACAAGGTACATTGGCTTGAATTTTAACttgatcacaataaatccaacTCCAttaaatattcatacaaaaaatgtacattttatatatatatatatatatatatatatatatatatatatatatatatatatatatatatatataattaattagaggtatcaaaattagtgcattaatttcgagttaatttaaagttcctttaacgccactaaaaaaatgtttttgtttaccgCACGCTTACTTGTTAAGTAAAAATTCCACTCGTAATGTGGTCAAaaattagcagtaatacatttattaataatgcatatatttgtggagactggggtaaatttttttttgcaattttaaaaatgtacagaatttcacaagttacttcatgttaaagattagattgctgttattatgaaaagaaaaatgcattgaactatcaccaatgtcttagaaatccaatgatgccatctagtggcagaaaaatgacctcaacacaaatcaatattacactcgttttttacagtacagtacacctttttaatttcaaatcaattttactaattattatgaaattgatgtatcaatgactaaaggatgcagccatatttctatttaactttttttttcatatttgtgaacgagtatgaaaacttataaataatttatattataaaaatttcttgtacatttagaacagatataaaatttgcgattaattgagttaactattgaagttatgcgattaattacgattaaaaaatttgTGGACTACTTTTAAAAGGGGGCTCACGTTACATTTTTCTTAGCTGTTTCTCTTCTCTTTTTAGATCCAAAAAGAGTTGTGTGGTACAAGGACTTCCAGGAGCACCCGGTCTAGCAACGCATGGAACCCCAAAGCGTATCCAGATTGACACACACGAAATCAACATGCGCCTTCATGCACATTAAGACACCGAACGACGGACAATTCTTGGAGTCCCCTCTCACGCTGCACTCAGGATGATGTCTTCATGCAAAGCCACACTGAGACACTTTGGACTAACTCCTTTTTGAGATCTTACAGCAAGCAATgaacatttgttgtttttaatcgcCTTATTAAAAGTCTGCCTTAAGTAATAAGACAGTTACCCCTTTTTTGAAAGTTGTTTTAACAAACTGTCCCATGTTAAGCGTGTGGTCAATCAAGCACTTTGTTAAAGATGAATCTTATTAGTGATGGCCATACGGTGACGTTTTTTCACCCCCTCTGCAATTCCATTTGAGGTGTGGCGTCTTATACCTGCTAAAGTTTTACTGTTGATGTCTCTTCAGTTTAGAGAGGGGTGCGTTCAAAGGCACAGTAGAATTCCCCCTTTAGCCCTGTCAGATCTTAATGCTGTCCACCCCACCCAACCCCCTGTTTGTTCTGTTTCTTGTTCGCTTCCTAATCAGGTGAATGTTGCTCAAGAATTCATAAGGGAGCTCAGTGTTCAATATGttgatttttgaaaaagaatttGGAAAAATTACACTGGAGGAGGAATGTACGTGAACAGTATTGCTTAATAAAAGTGAATAAACTTGAACTGTAGCTTTTATTGGAAATTAGTGACTGGATTAATATATTTTAACCACAATTGCAAAGGAAAACCATCAAATGAAGCAGTATACCGTGCAAGACATTTGATGTACAATAAGCCTCCCACGACTGTTCAAACACATTTTCTTGACAGGTCTCAAGTGCGCTGGAGATGAAGAGAGGCCCATTCAAGAAAAGCAAACCACTTCCTCACCACACTCGACAACTGGCTGCACTTCCCCTAAAACAACTTGATACGTGTGCAATAAATATATCAGAAGCTacctgagagaagcttttgcaaGCGTGCCTGTGGGAAGGAGTCCACGTTTTACCAAAACTGGAACATGAGTCAAACGTTCCCTTTCAGTGCCAGCTCTTTGCTCATTAGTCTCTCCATGTCACCTCCACTTCATCTGTTCTGTACCTGCAACACAAGCAATCCTCAGAAATGTAGAAAAGCAACCAagtaggactgaaatatttaaaaaaaaaaaaagtgtgcgctACCTCTGTGTGATCCACGAGTCCTCCAGCTCGGTCACTTGGCCGGATCGAAACATTTCCCAGCCCGCTTGCGCAATCATGGCGCCGTTGTCAATACAGAATCTACAGTTGTATATCAATCCAAAGTGAACTTGCATGAAATACGTTCAGGACTAGTAACGACAAACTGGTCTACCTTTCATCTGTGGCGAAAAGTTTGGCTCCTCTTTCCTTACACATGACGCCCATCATCTCCTGTAGACGCAGGTTACCTGCGAATACAACGCTcgtttaatgttcaaactttttttttttgcgcacttCCTGACGTACTTACAACCAACACCACCAACAATGAGAACCTCTTGAGAGCCGCAGTGAGCCATGGCCCGCTCTGTGATTTCCACCAGCATTGAGAACACCGTCTCCTGAAAGAACAAACCACAAATAAGTCTCgacataataaatgtactgtataatatttGATGACAATGTTTATAAGTCATTTTAACCTGTAGGGAGAAGCACAAGTCCTCTGCTGTACACTGACCGGATCCAAGCATTTTATTAGCAGCGTCCTATTATTATAATAGCATAACATGTGAATCATTTACTCAGTGTTctcttaaaaataattatttcaacCAGTGACCTCAACGTAGGACAGTATCCCAGAAAATGAGACATCCATTCCTTTCACAGTATATGGCAGCTCAACAAACTGACTGCCTCTGTATAAAAGAATTAAAACGTAAGCAACGCTAAGAActttaacaacaaaaacagtagTGTGCTATCACTTACTTCTTGGCCATCTGTTCGATGTTGTAGCCTGGACTGGGATCGTTTGAAATCTGCACAGAAAAATAATTCATGTGAAGTGAAGTACACtgaaaataaatttgacatAACACAAACCTTGATAACTCTGGCAAATCTGTCCAAACAGTTCCCAACAGCGATGTCGATGGTCTCCCCAAATATTCTGTACCGCCGCTCAGAGTATGCAATCACCTGAACAGGAGTGAACACGCAAATGTTCAGCAATTATTTGACATGAAAACATGTTGCTGCACAACAAGATCTGGCCACAAACCTGCGTATTCCCTCCGCTGACATAAAGCACGGTGGGGTTGTTGGCTTTGGTGATGAGTCGGCCCATCTCGATGTGGCCAATGCAGTGGTTGACACCGACGAGGGGTTTGCCCCACAACTGGGCCACTGTGCGAGCCACCAGAGCCACTATGACCAAGGGGGCACCCATCCCAGGACCTGATGTGAAAGAAACCAATACAAACATCAATAACAAATCAACTTTGTTCACAATGTCAACATGCTGAGCAACCTTTAGTATACGCCACACAGTCTATGTCGGAAGGTTTTAACCCTGCTTGCTCCAGAGCCTCCTTTAAGACCGTCAGTATAACAGCGCGATGATGTCTGGCTGTGTCACTGGGCTGGAAGCCTGTTTCGAGGgggggacataaaaaaaaatgtcttaatttAGTTAGTGCAGCGGTGGTCTTATAgtgccatgttaaaaaaaaaaaaaaaaaaaaaagtatcttgccTTCTCCAGGAGGTGTAATGTATGTCCGTCTAGGGTTGGAAAGTACTTCTCCATCCCTGATGATCCCAATGCCAATCTTATTGGCACTGCCCTCGAATCCAATTACAACAGTCATTGCAGCTAGAAACAAACGTAAAGGAAAATAGATGAATGGTTTGTAATGAGAATTTTAACGCTTACGCTACTGTTGTTTTGCACTTCGCTATATAACGTTGACCGGGCTAaaaggacaacaaaaaaaatactccactTTCAAGATCGCTCAACtgtatatttcatatttctgtatgcctgtaagcttcatttgttgaaaaataaatggtaaaaaaaaaagattgagtcAAAACATGAGCATACTTTACAGCTAATCACGTAGCTAATATGCTACAACGGAATGCCaagtagtttattttgtcacccAGGGAACTTACATGAATATCAACCAACAACTTGCTCACATTAAGCTCATTTGCTCTTTTATAAACTCACATTAGTCCAGTTtcggtgtttttattttaattttttttaattcacttccTCGACTCGTCCATGCGAAAATCCCGAGGACCCAAAAACTTAAGATTTGCCTGACTCCTTAatttaaacaaatgtatttacatcTTTTAAATATTCCACCCTATTTCATTGTACAGTTTATTAGTACATGAACTGGTGGTTATATATGTGCttgtatgtgtttttaaaaatataaatggaatcGTTTGTAAAAATCTCTATCAGGCACTGAGGTGGGCAAATTGGAGGAGCACGTGGGAAAAATAGCTTAATGTAGGTGTGCGCATGCGCGGGTTTGTATGTAATATGTAAAAACTACACTAATGTAAAGACTATTTCACACATACTGCAGTATAAAACATTAACCACTTTAGCATTTTCTAAAGTTACATTGGGTTTTTATTACCGTCACAATAACCACATTAGCCGCTTCTTCCGCGTTATAGTTCCTGTTACTCTGTATTGTGCGTGTTTGCATGTGGGGGAGTGACTGTCGGCGAGTGAGCTCTTGCAGCGTGTCCGGGACTTTGCATCCTGCGTAAAGTGCGAGTAAGAATATTTGCATGCTGCGAAAATCAGTATTTGTTTGCGGCCACCTCAGAGAATGCATAAAGTTTAAGCATTTGATCTCGGTGTTAGCCAATGGAAGCTAGACTGGCAGAAATCGAATGTAAATGGCTTTCTCTGCGGGAGGCCTCAAGTCGCTGTCTTTGTTACAAtgaaatgctaacttagcatgatggCTAACATGCTAATGAATTGTTAAGTTGCGATTAGTGTGTCAATGGTTGAATTTAGCAACGTGCTTCCTGGAGTATTTGCGCAACCTGCAACGAAGCGTATCAAATGTTGCTGTAAAATGGTTATAACAATGCATTTTGGATTGGCAGTTAGTATTATTACTGTTGCAATTTTCGTAATACTTGGATGTTGTTGGAAACATAATGTGCATTTCCCCCccaaagcaataaataaataaatttgcagAAATGCAGTTGCATTTGTAAAGCTTGTATTTTGCAAGCACTGCCAGAAGAAGAAAGAACAATGTTGCAAATTGCAATcgattatatatgtatatatatatatatatatatatatatattaaacgcTTTCCCCCTCCACTTTTTCCCAGCGACGCTTGTGCTGCGGCGTGTGTGTGTTGCGGGTCTGCAAAGTGTGTTTTCTGCCGTTCGAGCAAGTTCAAGCATGAAGAGAGGCAAGAAGGCAGAGGAGGCGACAGCAGAAGGGGACAATGAAGCCGCCTCAGGTTAGTAGAGGATGCACACAGCGCCCTTTTCCAAAATCCATTCTCTTACGATCATGGCCAATTTACAGAAAGTACAACAAAGAAGGCGAAGAAAACGAAGGAACCAGAAGCCCCCGTTTTGTATGAAGACCCCCCTGACAAAATAACCAGCAAAGATGGACGTGATGCCAACATGAAGATCACCTCCTGGAATGTGGATGGGCTCAGGGCTTGGGTGAAGAAGAATGGCCTTGATGTAAGAATCTAGACAGCACATGCAAAGTAAGGCTCTCCCCCAACCCTCCTTCACCTGTTGACGCTTGTGTTGGTCCCTTCTAGTGGGTGCGAGAGGAGAATCCAGATGTCCTGTGCCTGCAGGAAACTAAGTGTGCAGAGAAAGACCTGCCCGCTGACATCAAGTCCATGCCCGAGTACCCGCACAAGTACTGGTGTGTGTCGGACGACAAGGAGGGCTACAGCGGTGTGGCAATGCTGTGCAAAACGGAGCCCACCAAAGTGACATATGGCATCGGTGAGTGCTATTCGAAGAATTATGTGGATTATGGAAAAGTAGATAAGTTTgcttagctaaatgctaacaacaaGCCAAAACGAAGCACATTGTCTGAAAGGGGAAGTaagtcaaaaaagaaaaaaattatcttGACAACatgttatgtgacctcactagtttaaacatgacaATCTGATTAtgaaatttgtggaatatgagttaagcagcaaaatctagcttTATTTATCAaactcaaggggcggccatttttccacttgctgtcgactgaagatgacatcaatgttgctcaggcaacaaccaatcacagctcacataTTATCTGaagctgacctgtgattggttgttacctgagccccgagcaacattatcatcttcagtcgacagcacgtggcaaaatggccgccccttgagtttgataaatacggctggatttgtgtttacacatttttgggttagAATGAGTTAAGAGGGATTTCTTCCATCCCTCAGGTAAAGAGGAACACGACAAGGAAGGCCGCGTCATCACGGCCGAGTTCCCCACGTTCTACCTGGTGACGGCTTACGTACCCAACTCCGGCCGAGGCCTGGTGCGCTTAGATTACCGCAAGACCTGGGACGTTGATTTCCGCGCCTACTTGAGCGAGCTGGACATGCAGAAGCCCCTCGTGCTGTGCGGCGACCTCAACGTCGCCCACCAGGAGATCGACCTGAAGAACCCGAAGGGGAACAAGAAGAACGCCGGCTTCACCCCCGAGGAGCGCGAGGGCTTCGGCCAGCTGCTGGAGGCCGGTTTCGTCGACAGCTTCCGCGAGCTCTACCCCGAGCAGGCCAACGCGTACACCTTCTGGACCTACATGATGAATTCCAGGTCAAAGAACGTGGGCTGGCGGCTCGATTACTTTGTGCTGTCGTCCTCCCTGGTGTCCGCTCTGTGCGACAGCAAGATCCGCAACAAAGCTATGGGGAGCGACCACTGCCCGATTACACTGCACATTGTGGCGTAGTCTCCTTTGATGCACATTCACTAGTAGCTTAGGTGCGAAGTTTAGAAATGCCCTTTTGGCCTTTTTCTGTTTGTTAGCCGAATGCAagctatctaaaaaaaaaaattcctctttGAAGTATAATTTTAAGCTATTGAGATAAGACTAGTGTGGCCCATCTGTTCAACAGTTGTCTCAAAAAAGATGTTATGACACAAAAGCTTTGGAAACTTGTCCTGCCACCACAAAATGTGCAAagcttcaattaaaaaaaaaaaaagttttgtatttTGTCCTGCAATGTTGTATCACACTAATAAAAACCTGATTTCTAGCGCAAACATCTTGGTTATTATTGCACTGTAAaacctggaaaaaaatatatatatattcagttTCATATTCAGTTTAGTGGGGAAAATGTATGTATCCCATTGTGGAAGAAcgccaaacttaaaaaaaaaaaaaaaaaaaaaaggaaaaacagaaGTACTGTGAATATAGTACATGGTAATTTCTTCCCTcaacattaaagggatatttgactggttgagccattttcagcagtgaaaataattaatcttttgcactttattttaatgataaaCATGCCAAAATTTCACCTATGGGACGAtatgtgaagttttttttttttttttaatttgcaataACAATGCAAGTTCTACATAAGTtctacttctttctgtccccttttcatttcttttttttttaagaataaaataaaaaattgaatcgaattttaaaaaaaggggaaGTGCTGTGAATGATTTCCCCATACGTTGTGTGCATGTATATAATGTGCCCTGCAAAAATATTATGCGCACCTATAAAATTTAAAGTGGATTTTAGGTTCAacctgaaatttcacccaaaaatCTAACTTTTTTGTGAATATCATACATATGCTTCCATacattaatagggatgtaacaataacggcaatattgtgatattccgatattaaaactgccacaatacatcatcgtcgtcatgtcacgatattgaaaccagcacatctattaaaaaaagtcaagttaattttcttttgtgcagttctagcaccctctggtggctagttttatttaagtttcacaaggcatgttttggcctttacatgtttaaatttcacgctaatggtcagacgaAGGGGGACGTAATATGTTtgtgattgtaggtggtttatatgcattcctgtaatgtacaaatactacaaaaacaatatatatatatttattttatttattttttggggggggggttagtatgagctcgtttttgttttttgttttttttgttttttacaaaactGACCCTTTTTTGTATTGCTAACCTTCcctcaatatcgtgatatcatattgtgatatttggatattgttacatccctatacatTAATGAGGTAACCAAATGTTATTGAAGTTCCAGAGGAGGTTTAATAACAACCAACATGAGTTTCCTCTTTGCACAAGCCATTTTGAATTTGCCTTTCGTACGGTGGGCTCGTTCGTCTTCATGTTATCTTATGTGCCCGCTGATGCATTTTGAGGTTATAGGCCTGCTTGAATGTCTTACCGCACTCGCCACAGCAGAAGGGCTTCTCTCCGCTGTGCGTTTGCTTGTGTCGCTTCAGCCGGGAGGCGCTGAAGAAGCTCTTGTCGCACTCGCCGCAGGAGTACGGCCGCACGCCCGTGTGGTAGCGCAGGTGGATGGTCAGGTAGCACGACTGGGTGAACTTCTTGTCGCAGAACGGGCACTGGAAGGGCTTGTGGCCCGTGTGGAAGCGCTCGTGCTTGAGCAGCTCGCCGTGCGAGAAGAAGCCCTTGCCGCAGTCGGAGCAGAGGTACGGCCTCTCGCCCGAGTGCGTCAGCTCGTGTCGGATCAGCGTGGCCTTGTACACGAAACTCTTGTCGCACTGCGCGCAGCTGTAGACGTTCTCCCTCGTGTGGCAGCGCTCGTGCTTCCTCATGTTGCGCTCCCGCTTGAAGCACTTGCCGCAGAAGGAGCACATGAAGGGCATCTCCGACGAGTGGATCTTCATGTGGTTGAGCAGGCCGCCCTTGTAGAGGAAGCCCTTGCCGCACTGCGCGCACACGTGCGGCCGCTCTTTTTGGTGGATGCGCTGGTGGGTGGTGAGCGCCGTCCGGTAGGCGAAGCTCTTGCCGCACCCGCAGGCGTACGCCCGCTCTTCCAGGTGAGTGCGCAGGTGCCGGGCCAGGTAGCTGGCGCAGCCGAAGCTCAGCTCGCACTGAGGGCATTTCAGCGAAGCCCTGTCGGCGTTGGCGCCGTGCGTCTTGAGGTGCCTCACCAGCGCCGACTTCCACGCAAACTTGCGGCCGCACTCGGAGCACACGAACTGGCCGCCCTCCACATGGGCGCTCGCGTGCGCCCTCTGAGCGGCCAAGGACTTTGAGACCTGGCCGCAGATGGCGCACTCGAACCTGCATCCGGACTTGTGCGTCTGCTTGTGTCTCTCCAGAGACTGCTTGAAGGAGAAACGTCGGCCGCACTGCGAGCAGAGGAACGGCTGCTCGCCCGTGTGGATGCGCTGGTGGGATTTGAGCAAGGACAGGAACTTGAAGCGCTTGCCGCAGTCTTGGCAGTTGAAAGGACTCTCTTCAATGGCGACGGCCATCTTGTCATCCTCAGAGTCAGCACGCGGAATGTGCTGCTGTTTCTCTGCCATTGAAGCGCCATctgacacaaacacactcaATCTGtctgtatgtttcatcttaGAATAAAgatgaaacataaaatgtggaaaaagtgaatgaatgtacacaaaaaaaaaaaaaaacactcactttGATCAGCGTCATTCGTTGAGTCAGATGGTGACCAGTACGAATGCTCCAAACTGTTCAAGAGAAATCAAACAAGTATTTCAATAAGAAGTGCTTAACACATTAAGGGTTCTTAAACTTTTGGGGTCCCAATGATACTCTAAGGCTCCTAAACAGTAAACATCACTACCAGTCGTATCCTATATGACATGGAAATTTAAAAATTTCCTTTTTTGAACAGAACAAACCCACAGTAACGTTACGATAACAAatctgtaataaaaaaataaaaaaaattaaaccatGTGAAATTAAATTTGTACTTTTCCAAGATAAAATATGCCTCTAATAATGTctaaaaatgacaacttttgAAAAATCAACATTCATCAGCTTTTCCCATAAGGTATAATATTCACAAGATGATAATAAAGACAGAAGG is a genomic window containing:
- the apex1 gene encoding DNA repair nuclease APEX1, translating into MKRGKKAEEATAEGDNEAASESTTKKAKKTKEPEAPVLYEDPPDKITSKDGRDANMKITSWNVDGLRAWVKKNGLDWVREENPDVLCLQETKCAEKDLPADIKSMPEYPHKYWCVSDDKEGYSGVAMLCKTEPTKVTYGIGKEEHDKEGRVITAEFPTFYLVTAYVPNSGRGLVRLDYRKTWDVDFRAYLSELDMQKPLVLCGDLNVAHQEIDLKNPKGNKKNAGFTPEEREGFGQLLEAGFVDSFRELYPEQANAYTFWTYMMNSRSKNVGWRLDYFVLSSSLVSALCDSKIRNKAMGSDHCPITLHIVA